In the Oncorhynchus keta strain PuntledgeMale-10-30-2019 chromosome 14, Oket_V2, whole genome shotgun sequence genome, one interval contains:
- the LOC118393503 gene encoding alpha-(1,3)-fucosyltransferase 7-like: protein MTASKPLFLSAIMILSISSYVLHQRLLLLAQTGTAHQHEPRNLTILLWHWPFGRPYSLEGDVCSDEYAIPDCLLSDNTSLFPQADVVVFHHHELKTGRSALPLHLPRSVAQRWLWLSLEPPVHNGNLTQYNGLFNWTMSYRGDADISMPYGKIVPVPHNGISNGSSYVIPKKGACLASWVVSNYRPDHARSQVYQSLRKYIPIEVYGHWSKRPLTDQRLIPTIGHCNFYLAFENSVALDYITEKLWRNAYQAGAVPVVLGPTRANYEALVPPGSFIHVSDFNSTEGLAVFLQQLATDRGRYEGYFKWRQTHRIKMYTDWRERLCNICVNYQRLPGNKVYYDLEAWASR, encoded by the coding sequence ATGACTGCCTCCAAGCCCCTGTTCCTCTCAGCCATTATGATCCTCAGCATCTCCTCTTATGTGCTCCACCAGAGGCTCCTACTGCTGGCTCAGACAGGGACCGCTCATCAACACGAACCCAGGAACCTCACCATCCTGCTGTGGCACTGGCCCTTCGGCCGTCCCTACAGCCTGGAGGGAGATGTGTGCAGCGACGAGTACGCTATCCCAGACTGCCTCCTCAGTGACAACACCTCCCTGTTCCCCCAGGCAGACGTGGTGGTCTTCCACCACCATGAGCTGAAGACCGGCCGCTCtgccctgcctctccacctcccccggTCAGTCGCCCAGCGCTGGCTCTGGCTGTCCCTTGAGCCCCCGGTGCACAATGGCAACCTGACCCAGTACAACGGACTGTTCAACTGGACCATGAGCTACCGAGGCGACGCTGACATATCCATGCCCTATGGGAAGATAGTTCCGGTTCCACATAACGGTATCAGTAACGGTAGCAGCTATGTGATCCCAAAGAAGGGTGCTTGTCTGGCCAGCTGGGTGGTCAGCAACTACAGGCCGGACCATGCCAGGAGTCAAGTCTACCAGAGCCTGAGGAAGTACATTCCCATAGAGGTGTATGGACACTGGTCAAAGAGGCCACTGACCGACCAAAGGCTGATACCCACCATTGGCCACTGTAACTTCTACCTGGCTTTTGAAAACTCAGTGGCATTGGACTACATAACTGAGAAGTTGTGGAGGAATGCCTACCAAGCAGGGGCAGTACCTGTGGTTCTGGGGCCCACTCGGGCTAACTATGAGGCCCTTGTGCCACCAGGCTCGTTCATCCATGTCAGTGACTTCAATAGCACAGAGGGGCTGGCTGTCTTCCTACAGCAGTTGGCCACAGACAGAGGACGCTACGAGGGTTACTTCAAGTGGCGTCAGACACATAGAATCAAGATGTAcacagactggagagagaggctcTGTAATATCTGTGTCAACTATCAAAGACTACCAGGTAACAAGGTGTACTACGATCTGGAGGCATGGGCCAGTAGATAA